The Streptomyces sp. NL15-2K genome contains a region encoding:
- a CDS encoding GuaB3 family IMP dehydrogenase-related protein, protein MTEIEIGRGKRGRRAYAFDDIAVVPSRRTRDPKEVSIAWQIDAYRFELPFLAAPMDSVVSPATAIRIGELGGLGVLNLEGLWTRYEDPQPLLDEIVGLPVEAATRRLQEIYAAPIKEELIGQRLKEVRDSGVVTAAALSPQRTAQFSKAVVDAGVDIFVIRGTTVSAEHVSGSHEPLNLKQFIYELDVPVIVGGCATYTAALHLMRTGAAGVLVGFGGGAAHTTRNVLGIQVPMATAVADVAAARRDYMDESGGRYVHVIADGGVGWSGDLPKAVACGADAVMMGSPLARATDAPGRGHHWGMEAVNEELPRGQKVDLGTVGTLEEVLAGPSHTPDGSMNFFGALRRAMATTGYSELKEFQRVEVTVADSQHRR, encoded by the coding sequence GTGACTGAGATCGAGATCGGGCGCGGCAAGCGCGGCCGCCGGGCGTACGCCTTCGACGACATCGCCGTCGTCCCCAGCCGCCGTACCCGGGACCCGAAGGAGGTCTCGATCGCCTGGCAGATCGACGCCTACCGTTTCGAGCTGCCCTTCCTGGCCGCCCCCATGGACTCGGTCGTCTCCCCGGCCACCGCGATCCGCATCGGAGAGCTCGGCGGCCTGGGCGTCCTGAACCTCGAGGGCCTGTGGACGCGGTACGAGGACCCGCAGCCGCTGCTCGACGAGATCGTCGGCCTGCCCGTCGAGGCGGCCACCCGCCGCCTCCAGGAGATCTACGCCGCTCCCATCAAGGAGGAGCTGATCGGGCAGCGCCTGAAGGAGGTGCGCGACTCGGGCGTGGTCACCGCGGCCGCGCTCTCCCCGCAGCGCACCGCCCAGTTCTCCAAGGCGGTCGTGGACGCGGGCGTGGACATCTTCGTCATCCGCGGCACGACGGTGTCGGCGGAGCACGTCTCCGGCTCGCACGAACCGCTGAACCTGAAGCAGTTCATCTACGAACTCGACGTCCCGGTGATCGTCGGCGGCTGCGCCACGTACACCGCGGCTCTGCACCTGATGCGCACGGGCGCGGCGGGCGTGCTCGTCGGCTTCGGCGGCGGCGCCGCGCACACCACGCGCAATGTGCTGGGCATCCAGGTCCCGATGGCGACCGCGGTCGCCGACGTGGCGGCGGCCCGCCGGGACTACATGGACGAGTCCGGCGGCCGGTACGTGCACGTGATCGCGGACGGCGGCGTCGGCTGGTCCGGCGACCTGCCCAAGGCGGTCGCCTGCGGCGCGGACGCCGTGATGATGGGCTCCCCGCTGGCCCGTGCCACGGACGCGCCGGGCAGGGGCCACCACTGGGGCATGGAGGCGGTCAACGAGGAGCTGCCGCGCGGCCAGAAGGTGGACCTGGGCACGGTCGGCACGCTTGAGGAGGTCCTCGCGGGGCCGTCCCACACGCCGGACGGGTCGATGAACTTCTTCGGGGCGCTGCGGCGGGCGATGGCGACCACCGGGTACAGCGAGCTGAAGGAGTTCCAGCGGGTCGAGGTGACGGTGGCGGACTCGCAGCACAGGCGGTAG